In Bradysia coprophila strain Holo2 unplaced genomic scaffold, BU_Bcop_v1 contig_24, whole genome shotgun sequence, one genomic interval encodes:
- the LOC119078143 gene encoding odorant receptor 94b-like encodes MINVTGVAAYVSALYTIPRQLPFRAWYPIDWRHDERRYWIVYTYQVVGMIMQANLNICIEIFPGYLMYMARVKMEVLSLRLERNYSDVKTSPRESVTEFSFYSFFLVALVTQIFLPCFLGNEIIFTSSGLLNSAYNSSWEIMVGDYRKLLVIFMERLEQSSRIVVGKLFPLSLDTFTSIIYFAYRLYAVISNTK; translated from the exons ATGATCAATGTAACAGGCGTCGCGGCGTACGTGAGTGCATTGTACACTATACCGAGACAACTACCATTCCGTGCATGGTATCCGATTGATTGGCGACATGACGAAAGGCGTTACTGGATAGTTTACACTTATCAAGTGGTGGGTATGATTATGCAGgcaaatttaaacatttgcATCGAGATTTTTCCGGGTTATCTGATGTACATGGCACGTGTGAAAATGGAGGTTTTGAGTTTAAGATTGGAACGGAACTACAGCGATGTGAAG ACATCACCGCGAGAGAGTGTCAccgaattttcgttttactcattttttttggtggcACTGGTCACTCAAATATTTCTGCCATGTTTCCTGGGAAATGAGATTATTTTCACCAGCAGTGGTCTACTCAATTCAGCATATAATTCATCGTGGGAAATCATGGTCGGTGATTACAGAAAGTTATTGGTAATCTTTATGGAACGTCTGGAGCAGTCCAGTCGCATTGTGGTCGGAAAATTGTTTCCATTAAGTCTGGACACCTTCACATCG ATCATTTACTTTGCGTATCGTTTGTATGCGGTGATTAGCAATACGAAATGA